The Planktothrix agardhii NIES-204 genomic interval GAGATGGATTTGTCATGGGAGAGGGAGCCGGAATTTTACTATTAGAAGAATTAGACTGTGCTTTAAGTCGAGGTGCCCGGATTTATGCGGAAATGGTGGGTTATGGGATGACCTGTGATGCCTACCATATCACCTCCCCTGTTCCTGGGGGAGAAGGGGCTAGTAGAGCTATTTCCTTGGCGATGAAGGATGCCGGAATTACCCCGGAACAAATTAGTTATATTAATGCCCATGGAACTAGCACCGCAGCTAACGACACTACGGAAACCGCCGCCATTAAACGGGTATTAGGCGAGAGTGCTTACAAGATAACGGTAAGTTCAACTAAATCAATGACCGGCCACTTGTTGGGGGGATCGGGAGGAATTGAAGCGGTGGCGACGGCGATGGCGATTGCGGAGGATCGGGTACCTCCGACAATTAATTTGGATAATCCAGATCCCGAATGTGATTTGGATTATGTTCCTCATCACAGTCGCGCCCAAGTTGTGAATGTGGCTTTATCCAATTCCTTTGGATTTGGGGGTCATAATGTCACCTTAGTATTTAGAAAGTTTCAACCGTGATCTGGCAATTTTTACCAATTCAGCCACCCTTGTGGCGTAGTGAAAAATCCACTCGCCTTCGGGCAGTGGAGGATGTCAACAAATCCTAGTAGTATAGAAACATCAATAAAATTGAATAATTGTCAATTTTTTAGTTAGCTTAGAGAGGTTATCCTTGAGTCAATCACTAGACGCCATTGTTCCCCACGGTGGACATCTAATTAATCGTATTGCAACTCCTGACCAACGACAGGAATTTTTGGACAAAGCAGCACATTTACCGATAGTTGAGTTGGATGAGCGATCGCTTTCTGATTTAGAATTAATCGCTATTGGTGGTTTTAGTCCCCTAACTGGGTTTATGGGACAGGCGGACTATAAAACCGTTGTTGACCAAATGCACCTGAGTAATGGTTTACCCTGGTCAATTCCGATCACTTTGTCTGTGTCTGAGGAGGTCGCCTCGAACCTAAAAGAAGGAGGTTTGGTGCGTTTAGATTCCCCCGGCGGTGAGTTTGTTGGGGTTTTGGAACTGACGGAAAAATATTCCTACGACAAGGAAACTGAAGCCCTGAAAGTCTACCGTACCACAGACGAAAAACATCCTGGGGTGAAAGTCGTTTATGATCAAGGGGGAATTAATCTTGCTGGCCCAGTGTGGTTATTAGAGCGTCAATCCCATCCATACTTCCCGAAATATCAAATTGACCCGGCTGAATCTCGGGCAATATTTAGAGAAAAAGGCTGGAAAACTATTGTTGGATTTCAAACCCGAAACCCCATCCATCGCGCCCATGAATACATCCAAAAATGTGCTTTAGAAACCGTTGATGGCTTGTTTTTGCATCCTTTAGTTGGGGCGACAAAATCCGATGATATTCCGGCGGATGTACGGATGCGCTGTTATGAAATTTTGATTGATCATTACTATCCTAAACAACGGGTGATTTTAGCAATTAATCCGGCTGCAATGCGTTATGCTGGCCCCCGTGAAGCGATTTTTCATGCGCTGGTGCGGAAAAATTATGGCTGTACTCATTTTATTGTGGGTCGGGATCATGCCGGGGTGGGTGATTATTATGGTACTTACGATGCTCAATATATTTTCGATGAGTTTGAGCCGGGGGAATTAGGTATTACTCCGATGATGTTTGAACACGCTTTTTACTGTAAGGTGACGGAAGGAATGGCAACCAGTAAAACCAGTCCCAGTTCACCGGAACAGCGAGTTCATTTATCGGGAACTAAGGTACGAGAATTGCTCCGTCGGGGAGAACTTCCACCCCCGGAATTTTCCCGCCCCGAAGTTGCTAATGAATTAATTAAAGCAATGAAAACAAATAATCAGTAGTCAGTTATTAGTTATCAGTTATCAGTGTAATAGTTGATATTATAGTTAATAGTTAATTAGCTGTTTTTAAATTATTACCTAATAACTGATATAGCAACCGCCAAGGCAGTTAGGACACCAGACGGATCTTAGAACCCAGACGGTGAAGTATTTTCCCCCCAGATCCGGCTTCCCTGTTCCCTGCTATAACGGTTCCAGAGGCGCCGTGGCAATTCTAAACACTGATAACTGATTACTGATTACTGATAACTGATTTTTGGTAATGGGACTAAAACGACGGGAATTTTTACAACGGACTGGCTTACTCCTGGCGGCACTGGGGATTAATCAAAGACTGTATTATTGTTCTGATCAAGCCGCTTCACAGCCAGCCCGACGGAAGTTAGCCCTATTAGTTGGAATTAATCAATATCCAACTGCAAATCGCATTCAAGAACCGTTGCAAGGCTGTTTAACGGATGTGGAATTACAACGGAATTTGTTAATTTATAAATTCGGTTTTCAACCCGATGATATTGTCACGTTAACAAATGAAGCAGCTACTAGAAATCAAATTGAATCGGCATTTATTTTCCATTTAATTGAACAGGCTAAAACCGGGGATTTAGTGCTGTTTCATTTTAGTGGTTATGGTAGTTGTATTCCCCGTGATAATTCGGTTGATAATCAATCTCAAATTCAGCATTCTTATCTTCCTGTTGATATTGCTTTATCAGAAACGGAAACTGTTAATGATATTTTAGAAGATACCTTGTGGTTATTATTGCGATCGCTAAAAACTTCTAACATAATTACTATTTTAGATACAAGCTTTATTTATCCAGGATATCATCAACAAGGGACTCTAAAAATTCGCGCTATTCCCAGTCCAACCACCGTTGAAATTAATCCAGCAGAATTAGATTTACAAAATCAACTATTATCTAGTTTAGGCATTTCTCGTCAAGAATTAGAACAAAGAAAACCAGGTTTACCAGGGATAGTTTTATCCGCATCTAAACCATCCCAAATCGCCACAGAAGCTCGATGGGATGGCTTTAATGCAGGATTATTCACTTATATCTTAACCCAAACCCTCTGGGGGGCAAGTTCACCCCGGAATTTATCAGATCAAATCCGTCGGGTTGCGGGAGAATTTGAACAAATTGTGGGATCATCTCAACAACCCCAACTGCGCCGCACATTAACGGGGTCTAATTCTAAAACTGAATCAGAATTTTCTTTAGGGAATTTATGGATTAATTCTCCTCCGGTTGATGGTGTAATTACCGGAGTTGAAGATAATGGCAAAACAGCCAAAATTTTATTAACTGGTCTGCCAGCTTTTGTGTTAGATTCCTATAGTTTAAATAGTGTATTAACGATTATATCAGAGTCAAATTCTTTAGAAAATCCTATCTATTTACAATTGCGTTCTCGCACTGGATTAAATGCCAAAGCGCAAATAAAAAATAATAATTCAACGTCATTTTTAGGATTAGAAATCGGACAAAAAGTGCAAGAATCAATTAGAATTTTACCTCGAAAAATTGATTTAAAAATTGCCTTAGATCCGAAATTATCTCGAATTGAACGAGTTGATGCAACCAGCACCTTTTCCGATTCTCCTCGGATGGCAATTGTAGCAGGTGATCAACCTGCGGATTATGTCCTGAGTCGCGTTACTGATACCACTATTGCCCAAACTTTGAACCCACCCTTATCCCCTTTATTTCAGGGCAGATATGGGTTATTTTCTAAGGGTTTAGTCTTACTTCCCGATACCGTTGGCGAAGGAGGAGAAGCGGTAAAAGTTGCGATACATCGGTTAATTCCCCAACTAAAAACCCGGTTAGCAATTAAGTTATTAAGATTAACAGAAAATGAACGTTCCTCCCATTTAAAAGTAAAAGCGTCTTTAAATTTATTATCCCCCCAATCTCAAGTTTTAATTAAACGAAAAACCACAGGATTTTTTAATACTATCAATCGAGAAAATGCTAATAATATTAATTCTCATTCTAGTTTAAATCAACATAAGATTACCGCTTCCGAAAATATTGGTATTGTCAGAGTAACTCTAGGAAGTCGTTTACAATATCAACTCCAAAATCAAGGAGAATTTCCGGTTTATTTCCTAGTATTTTCTCTGAATAGTGAAGGAGAAACTTATATTTTTAATTCAGGTTTTGACCCTCAACAACAACAAATTACACCCGGCAAATCCTTGAGTTTACCGACCACTAATATTTATAGTGGAAATTCTTCCACAGAAATGATCGGAGAAATGGTCAAAGGGTCAACCAGATTAGTAGAAACCCACGTTATTTTAAGTCATAATCCCTTCTTAGAAACATTAGAAATTTCAGATAGAAATATTAATAAAAATGAAGGTATGTTAAAATTTAATCGAGTTTCTAATCCTTTGAATATTGTGGATGCAATTTTACAAGATTTGAATAGAGGTAGTCAACCAACCTTAGAAAAAATGGGAATTATCACCGATGATTTAGCCCTGGATATTAATAGTTGGGCAACGTTTAATTTTGTTTATCGGTTTGTAGGATAGAAATTAACAAAAAATTATGTGAATTAGCGTTGAAATTATCCAGCTTTAGATAATACCTCGTCCTAATACTTTTCTCTTTAATGCTAACACACGGGGACGCGCTCCTTTGCCGGAAAAACCTAAGCCTTCTCGAAAGATTTCCGGCATATAAAAACGAGCTATATCTTCTTTTTCTTTATCTTCATAAATCACTCATGTCCTCTAATATTCTAACGGTTTTTGGTTCCATACCAAACGTTTCTACAGCAATTTGATAAAAGTTATCTTCTACACTAAATTCTACAGGTAATGTAGAATCACCTATATCAAGCTGAATAATAAATTGTTCCTCTTGATACCAATCCCCAAACCATTCTTTTAAAATAGTATTAATTTGAGGTTTATAGCCATTAACCTGTTATTATCCCTTAGATTATAGAAATTAATTAACTGAGATTGATATAGATAATCCCCCCTGAGTAGCAAGAGGGATTGGAGAATTTAAACACCCACAATAGAATGATTATAAACCTGTTCAATAACAGTTGCTAACCGTTTCATCCCTTCTGTAATTTCCTCATTTGTAGCAGTTAAACTAATCCGAATACATTGGTTTTTATGACTCCACTCTCCTTGTAAACCCGGGAAAAATGAACTACCCGGAACTACAATTACCCCCACTTCTTTTAACTGTTGATACAGTTCCCAGTCAGTTATCGGTAAATCTTTAAACCACATCCAGGCAAAAATTGCCCCTTCTCCCCGATGTAAAAACCAGGGTAAATTTTTAGGCATAGCTTGATTTAATGCTGTTTCCACAACGGTGAATTTCTGTTGATAATAGGGACGAATTACCTCCGCGGCAATTTCTGATAATGCTCCAGAACCAATAGCACGGGCGGCAATAGCTTGTCCATAACGGGGGGAATGAATACACATATTGGTTTGAAATGCTTCTAATACTTGAATTGTGCTTTCATTGCCAATAGCAATCCCTAATCGTTCCCCTGGTAATCCTGCTTTTGATAAACTAATACAGTGAATAATATTATCGCCAAAAACTGGTTTCATTTCGGTGAAATTTAGGGCAGGAAATGGGGGAGCATAAGCAGAATCAATAAATACTGGAACGTTAAAATTAGCAGCTAAATTGGCAATTTTTTTAACTTCTTCTTCGGTTAAAACGTTTCCACTGGGGTTACAAGGACGGGAAAATATAACACATCCTGTGGTTTCATCAATAATTAATTGACTAAAATCAGGACGATATTTAAAATGATGATTGACTTCATCAATATCTAACTTTGGTTGATAGGAAAAAACCGCTTCAGGAATTAAACTCACACCCCCATATCCGGTATAATCAGGACTCAAAGGAAGAACAATTTTTTTCAATTTACCATCGGTGGTATATCCGCCAAAAGCATTGGTAGCATAGAAATAAATTGATTGACTACCAGGTGTAATTAATACATTGCGGTCGGTTAAATTTAACCCGTAACGAGAATTAAAATCCTCAACAATGACATCAATAAATGGTTGATATCCCTGACTAGAACCATATCGACAAACGACTTCCCCATATTCAGGACTTGATAGTAATTCTGCGGTACAATCTCGCCACAATTGTTCAACTTCGGGCAAAATTACCGGATTTCCTGCACTTAAATTAATAAAATCTTTGCCTTTTCCTAATCTTAAAGTTTCAATAATATCTTTCATAATCGCACGAACTCCCGTTAAATGAGACATCCGTTCGCCAAATTGTGTCAAAGCAGGATTCATAGTTTTATAACCAAATTAATTAACATCATCCCCCTATAATTAGGAGATAGTAGGTAGGAGCTAGAATTATAACCCGAAATCCGATACCCACAACTTTAGTGATGGAATCTGACATCTGTTAATCCTCATTTGATCAATCTTAACCTTAGAATTGAAAATATAGAATAGTTTTCAACCAGAATATTAGGATTTTTTGTGTCTATGGTAATTTGGCAAGCTGATTTTTATCGTCGTCCCCTCAAGGATGCAAGCGGACAACCTCTTTGGGAGTTGTTAGTCTGTGACGAAACTCGCCAGGTTGAGTTCATAGCGATGTGTCCTCAGTCGCAAGCAAATTCAACTTGGTTAATAGAACAATTGCAACAAGTAATTGTTACTCAAAAACCTGATAAAATCCAAGTGTTTCGTCCCCAGTCTTTAAGTTTATTAGAAACGGCTGGCAAAGGATTAGGAATTGTAGTGGAACCCTATCGAAATACCAAGACATTAAAACAATGGTTAACTGAACGTTCAACACAATATTCTCAGTCAGAATATTATACAGCAGAACCCTATAATCCTGTGAAATTAGAACAAATGCCACCTTTACCATTACCCGATAAATTATGGGGTGATAGTTGGAAATTTGCAAGTATTTCTGCCGGAAATTTACAAGAATTTTTTGCCGACCGTCCGATTCCTATTGTACAAATTCAGGATAATTTTTTACCCATAAATATAGGTTTAGCATCGGTAGTAGCGATTCCTGGGATTATTATTAATGGTGGTAAAAAATCAATGCAATTAGCCAGATGGTTAGAGGAAATTCGACCCTTTGCTTTCAATTATATTGCAGGTTCTCCTAATGGATTGATCTTAGAATCAGGTTTAGTTGATCGTTGGGTGATGGCAACCTTTGAAGATGCGGAAGTTATGGATTCTGCTAAAACCTTTGAAGTCAGAAAACAGTTAGCAAAAGGATTACATTTTCTATTAGTTCAACCGGATGATTCGGGGATGACTTTTACTGGTTTTTGGCTATTACAAGGGGAAATAAAAAACTAATGACTTGATAAATTGGGTTTCTTGAATAAACCCGATTTCTGAATAGTCTACAGTTTAACTTCTACAATTTCAGCTTATATGATAGATTGATCATTGTAAAATGAATAGGTCAGATGATTGGGGAGGAATAATCCGGGGTGTTTGACAGTATTTGCAAGTTTCTGGCAGAAAATTTTTCTGAAGATTTGGCGAGTTGGTTGTTGGGTTCTCCCGTTGCATTAACTGAGTTGAGTCCCCAAGAGTTATCATTAGAACCAATTCGGGCTGATTCTTTAATCTTACTGCAATCAGATGATCTGGTTTTGCACACAGAATTTCAAACCGAACCCGATGCTAAAATCCCCTTTAGGATGTTAGATTATCGAGTAAGGGTCTATCGTCGTTTTCCCAACAAAGTCATGCGTCAGGTGGTGATTTATCTGGGTCAAACTAATTCTCTTTTAGTTCAAGAAAATAGTTTTCGTCTGGAGAATACGTTTCATCAGTTTGAGGTGATTCGTCTTTGGGAACAACCGCCGGAACAGTTTTTAAATGTAACAGGATTGTTACCTTTTGCTGTACTTAGTCAGACCGATGATCCGACCATGATATTAAGTCAAGTTGCTGAAGTAATTGAGGGAATTACCGATCAACAAGTTCAAAGCAATCTTGTTGCGGCCTCGGCAATTTTGGCGGGTTTAGTTTTAAATAAAGATACAGTGAAAAGACTTTTAAGGAGTGATCTTATGAGAAATTCAGTCATTTATCAAGAAATTCTACAGGAAGGGAAATTGGAAGGCAAATTGGAAGGCAAATTGGAAGGGAAATTGGAAGGGAAATTGGAAGGCAAATTGGAAGGGAAAGAAGAAGTTGCTTTAAATTTATTACGAATGGGTTTTAGTTTAGAGCAAGTTGTTCAAGCAACGGGATTAAGTCTTGAAAAGATTCAATCTTTGTAAATTAGCTTTGACAGCATTAATGATTGATTAATGGAGGTGAACAAAATGCAAATTTATTTTCTTGAATCAGGATAACGAATAGTTCAGCTAAAATGACATCTAAAAATATTGTTTTTTGGATGTTATTTTAGTCTAAATTAAGGGATAATAGATTTTGTCTAAACTTCAGAAAAAATTACGATTACCTCAACACCATGCTGTCTTTTCTTCGTAACGACCTCAACCAACTTCAGGCCTATGCTCCCCACCCAGGAGGCAATTCTGGCAGTCCGATCGAGACTCAAATATTAGACCGTTTAGATACTAATGAATGTCCCTATGATTTACCTGAAGAATTAAAACAAAAGCTGGCTTGGACATATCAACATGAAATTGAAACTAATCGTTATCCTGATGGTAGTCATTTTCCGTTAAAAATAGCTATCGCTAATTATATTAACGAGATTATTTCTAATTCTGAGGCTTTTGTCAATCCTGAGCAGATTTCCGTTGGCAATGGGTCAGATGAATTAATTCGATCCATCTTAATTGCCACTTGTTTGGGGGGAGAAGGCTCAATTTTAGTGGCTAATCCTACCTTTTCCATGTATGGAATTATTGCCCAAACGTTAGGGATTTCGGTTGTTGGTATAGGACGGGATAAAGATACCTTTGAGATGGATTTAAACGCGGCTAAAACTGCGATTGAAACAACACAAAATCCTCCGATTCGAGTTGTATTTGTAGTTCATCCTAATTCTCCTACAGCGAATGCTTTAACGGATAATGAATTAGACTGGTTGCGTCAGTTACCAGAACAGATTTTAGTGGTAATTGATGAAGCCTATTTTGAGTTTAGTCAAACCAGCGTTATAGAGGAGTTAAAACACCATCCCAATTGGGTGATTTTACGCACATTTTCTAAAGCATTTCGTTTAGCTTCCTTGCGGGTTGGATATGCGATCGCCCATCCTGAATTAATTACCGCTTTGGAAAAAGTTCGGCTTCCCTATAACCTTCCTAGTTTCACACAAACGGCTGCATTATTAGCATTAAATAATTGTCAAGATTTGCTGAAAGTTATCCCTGAAATTTTAGCAGAAAGGACTAATTTAATTAATGCTTTAACTGAAAATAAACAATTAAAAATTTGGCGAAGTGATGCTAATTTTATTTATATTAGACTCACTGATGAACAAAATTCTGATCAAGCCTTAAACCAGATTATGCAGCAATTAAAAACCAAAGGAACATTAGTTCGTCACACCGGAGGAGGACTAAGAATTACCGTTGGTCGTCCCGAAGAAAATCAACGCACAATTGAACGATTATTTTCTATTCTATAGTTAAGTAAAAAAAAGGTTTGGGCGGGTTTATCCAAATTACGATGATTATTTTAAGATTTGGGTGAACCCGCCCCTGCAATGGATTTATTGTTGATTTTGTATTAATTATGCAACGCTATTTTAAGATTTTAATGTTATTTTGGGAAACTGCGATCGCAGCAGAACTAGAATATCGGATTAACTTTCTGATTTCTGCTATCACAAGTTTAGGAAGTTTAATTGGCAGTATTTTTAGCCTATTTTTATTTTATAGAACGGGTTACAGTTTTGAAGGATGGAGTTGGGAAGAAGCCTTAGTTGTTTTGGGAATATTTACAATATTACAAGGATTTTCAACCACAATATTAGTTCCCAATTTAAACAGAATTGTGACTCATGTTCAAGATGGAACCTTAGATTTTGTATTACTTAAACCCCTGAGTAGTCAATTTTGGCTATCGACTCGTATGGTGTCGCCTTGGGGAACACCTGACCTAATTTTTGGGTGTTCAATGGTTGCTTATCAAGGGAGTAAACTAGGCTTAACCTGGAAAGATTATTTAGCAAGTTTATTACCTTTATCTTTTGGAATGATGAGTTTATATAGTTTATGGTTTATCTTAGGCGCGACCAGTATTTGGTTTGTGAAAATTTATAATGTGACGGAAGTATTACAGGGATTATTAGAAGCCGGAAGATATCCAATGGTGGCTTATCCTATGGCTTATCGTTTCTTTTTTACCTTTATTATTCCTGTCGCTTTTTTAACAACAATTCCAGCAGAATCAATCCTAGGAAGAAATAATATATCCTGGGTGGTAGGTTCGGGATTTTTAGCCCTGGGATTATTATTTATTTCGGCTAGATTTTGGCAATTTGCCTTAAAATTTTATACCAGTGCATCGAGTTAATTTTAAGTACGATTGAAACTTACCAAGTAGAGGTAAGCGCCCTAGTAGTGAGGCGTTCACGCCTCTTTAAGATGCGTCGCATCGCAACAACGGACGCCATATTTTAATTGTTCCGTCTTGACTCCCGCTAACTATTGTTTGATTATCGGGACTAATGGCAATGGAATAAACAATACCTGTATGTCCGGTTAAGGTACAAATTTCTTCTCCTGTTTCTATCCCATAAATGACCCAAGATCGTAATATAAGCTAAAAGCTCAGGAATATGAGAGTGCTTACCTAATTCATCTAACCTAATTGCTTCCTGTGCAAATAATTCCGATGCTTTTTGCCAAGTATCAGCATCTTGAGATTGGGGAAAAAATTGTTTAATGACACAGCGCGGCTTAGAAGGTTTATCGTCATCAACGGCTAAAAATGTTTTCCCAAATCCCCCTTGTCCAATGATATCAATAGCTTGATATCGATCTTTTAACCGTAGTTGATTCCCACAGGTTAAACAAAATTGACTCTGATCAGAATTATAGAGTTTAGCACATTCGGGATTTAAACAATAAGCCATAGAAAAACTTCTAGTATTCCCATCCAATTGTAGAGTATGCCATTAGATCCGTCATAGTCCCCTTGATCATCTTTCTTTGTGTCTTAGTACCTTTGTGGTTATTTTAATATAACAATAGCTGGCAGGGACTTAAAAAGAGCCATTGCCAGTCTAAAGTGTGTACGTTCAAATTTAGTCTCAGGACTTATTAAAAACAATATCCCTGGGATTATTCTTCGTCGTCTCCAGCTTCAACTTGTTTGAGGTGAATATGCTTACGTCCGAGAGAAATTTCAAACTCATCGCCAGCCGTTAAATCCATTTGTTTTGTATAGGCTGCACCAATCAACAAGTTTCCATTTGATTGCACACTAATTCTATAACTAGCAGAGCGTCCACCCCGGCCGTTTCCTTGTTGTTTGCCATCTAACTCAATTCCCTCAGCATCAATTAAAGCATTGAGGAATTTCATCATGTTGACACGCTCAACATTATTCTTAGTCAGGGTGTAGTAACCACATTCTCTAGCTTTTTCTTCTTTGCTCAGATGTTCAAGTCCTTTGACTTTATCGAGTAAAGCTTCCCCAGTTAGAGGCTGAGGTTGAGGATCAGAACTTTTCTT includes:
- a CDS encoding sulfate adenylyltransferase, producing MSQSLDAIVPHGGHLINRIATPDQRQEFLDKAAHLPIVELDERSLSDLELIAIGGFSPLTGFMGQADYKTVVDQMHLSNGLPWSIPITLSVSEEVASNLKEGGLVRLDSPGGEFVGVLELTEKYSYDKETEALKVYRTTDEKHPGVKVVYDQGGINLAGPVWLLERQSHPYFPKYQIDPAESRAIFREKGWKTIVGFQTRNPIHRAHEYIQKCALETVDGLFLHPLVGATKSDDIPADVRMRCYEILIDHYYPKQRVILAINPAAMRYAGPREAIFHALVRKNYGCTHFIVGRDHAGVGDYYGTYDAQYIFDEFEPGELGITPMMFEHAFYCKVTEGMATSKTSPSSPEQRVHLSGTKVRELLRRGELPPPEFSRPEVANELIKAMKTNNQ
- the avtA gene encoding valine-pyruvate aminotransferase, with translation MNPALTQFGERMSHLTGVRAIMKDIIETLRLGKGKDFINLSAGNPVILPEVEQLWRDCTAELLSSPEYGEVVCRYGSSQGYQPFIDVIVEDFNSRYGLNLTDRNVLITPGSQSIYFYATNAFGGYTTDGKLKKIVLPLSPDYTGYGGVSLIPEAVFSYQPKLDIDEVNHHFKYRPDFSQLIIDETTGCVIFSRPCNPSGNVLTEEEVKKIANLAANFNVPVFIDSAYAPPFPALNFTEMKPVFGDNIIHCISLSKAGLPGERLGIAIGNESTIQVLEAFQTNMCIHSPRYGQAIAARAIGSGALSEIAAEVIRPYYQQKFTVVETALNQAMPKNLPWFLHRGEGAIFAWMWFKDLPITDWELYQQLKEVGVIVVPGSSFFPGLQGEWSHKNQCIRISLTATNEEITEGMKRLATVIEQVYNHSIVGV
- the hisC gene encoding histidinol-phosphate aminotransferase, whose product is MLSFLRNDLNQLQAYAPHPGGNSGSPIETQILDRLDTNECPYDLPEELKQKLAWTYQHEIETNRYPDGSHFPLKIAIANYINEIISNSEAFVNPEQISVGNGSDELIRSILIATCLGGEGSILVANPTFSMYGIIAQTLGISVVGIGRDKDTFEMDLNAAKTAIETTQNPPIRVVFVVHPNSPTANALTDNELDWLRQLPEQILVVIDEAYFEFSQTSVIEELKHHPNWVILRTFSKAFRLASLRVGYAIAHPELITALEKVRLPYNLPSFTQTAALLALNNCQDLLKVIPEILAERTNLINALTENKQLKIWRSDANFIYIRLTDEQNSDQALNQIMQQLKTKGTLVRHTGGGLRITVGRPEENQRTIERLFSIL
- a CDS encoding hypothetical protein (protein of unknown function DUF990) is translated as MQRYFKILMLFWETAIAAELEYRINFLISAITSLGSLIGSIFSLFLFYRTGYSFEGWSWEEALVVLGIFTILQGFSTTILVPNLNRIVTHVQDGTLDFVLLKPLSSQFWLSTRMVSPWGTPDLIFGCSMVAYQGSKLGLTWKDYLASLLPLSFGMMSLYSLWFILGATSIWFVKIYNVTEVLQGLLEAGRYPMVAYPMAYRFFFTFIIPVAFLTTIPAESILGRNNISWVVGSGFLALGLLFISARFWQFALKFYTSASS
- a CDS encoding serine/threonine protein kinase produces the protein MAYCLNPECAKLYNSDQSQFCLTCGNQLRLKDRYQAIDIIGQGGFGKTFLAVDDDKPSKPRCVIKQFFPQSQDADTWQKASELFAQEAIRLDELGKHSHIPELLAYITILGHLWDRNRRRNLYLNRTYRYCLFHCH